The genome window TGCAGCAGCCAATGGGGTAagaaatattgagaaattttagtaatttttttataaatttgagtttttcagctTTCCCGTCTTATCGTCGGTCAAAACGGTTTCTTGTCGACGCCAGCTCTCTCGAATCTTATCAGAAAAGGACACGAAGGTCGTGTTGTTGATGGAGGAATAATTCTCACTGCTAGTCACAATCCAGGAGGTCCAAAGGGAGATTTTGGAATCAAATTCAACTGCGAAAATGGTGGACCTGCTCCAGATCAAGTCACTGATGCCATTTATCAGATCACAactaaaatcgataaatactTGATTGCCAAGGATTTAGAATGCGATTTTACACAAGTTGGAAGGTAAACACATCAATATTTTGATTACATTGATGtacattaattttcagatatgaaTATGATATTGAGGGAGTTGGTCACTTTGTCGTTGACGTCATTGATTCAGTTACCGAATACATCAACCTCATGCAGAAAATCTttgatttcccaaaaatcaaATCCCTTCTCGCTGGTGAACTTACTGGACGCAAACTCAGAGTTTTACTTGATTCGATGCACGGAGCAACTGGACCATACATCTCTACAATTCTTGTCGATCATCTTGGAGCTGATCCTTCTGATCTTTTGAGAACTGTTCCAAAGCCAGATTTCGGTGGAGGTCATCCAGATCCAAATCTCACCTACGCAAAAACTCTTGTTGAACGCCTCCACACCGGAGAACACGATTTAGGAGCTGCATTTGATGGAGATGGTGATCGTAATATGATTCTTGGAAAGAATGGCTTCTTCGTTTGCCCCAGTGATTCTTTAGCTGTTATTGCTGATAACATTGATTATATTCCATATTTCAAGACTCGTAAGGTTGCTGGTTTTGCTCGTTCAATGCCAACTGCTGGAGCTGTTGATTTGGTTGCCAAGGCAAAGGGACTTCAAGTGTATGAGACACCGACCGGTTGGAAGTACTTTGGAAATCTTATGGATGCTGGAAGAATTGCTATTTGTGGAGAAGAATCATTCGGAACTGGATCTGATCACATTCGTGAGAAGGATGGCGTTTGGGCACTTCTTGCATGGCTTCAAATTCTCGCAGACCGAAAAGAATCCGTCGAGGAAATTGTGACGAAGCATTGGCAGAAATATGGAAGAAATGTGTTCACTCGTTACGACTATGAGAATGTGGATGCAGCTGGTGCCAACTTGTTGATGACTTTCCTTGAAGCTCAATTGCCAGCATTTGTTGGAAGAGATTTCTCGGCAAATGGGGTTACATATAAGGTGAGAGAAAGTTCgaaaagatttattttttctaaaaaatactaTTTCCAGGTTGCTGTCGCTGACAATTTCCAATATACTGATCCAGTGGATGGTTCAGTTGCAACCAAACAAGGACTCCGAATTGTCTTCGAAGATGGATCTCGATTGGTATTCCGACTCTCTGGAACAGGATCTGCCGGTGCTACCATCCGTCTCTACGTTGATTCGTACATTCCTTCAAATGACACTTCTCGCCTTCTACTTCCAGCTCACGAATTGCTCAAACCATTGGTGTTGATTGCACTTGATACTTGCAAAATGGAGCAGTTCACTAATCGCAAGGCTCCAACTGTTATCACATAATTttagtatttaaaaatgatttatatATTGCATGAGTTTAGCTAAATAATTATGTGTAGATTTTCCTCggtttatataattttatgtTGCACGTAAACGAAaagttgaatgaaaatttgaaaacttatgaGAATATTGTGAAATACATCAATgttggtttttggaaaaaaaagttgatgttTGTGGTTTTCTGATGTCGATTTAGTGAGAAATGAGAAACGCAGACACTGAGAGCGAAGGGTTCAAAAGCGCCAGATTGTGACgaattcttcattttattctgaaaaatggtttcctataaactaatttattttcaatctcGTGGAAATGGAGAAATCGCTCGTCAAGTTTTCGCTTTTGCCGGCCAAGAATTTATTGATGAGCGTATTTCTAAAGAGCAGTGggcagaaattaaaaatagtaagTTCAAAAGTTGCATTTTAGAATGAAATcctcagtttaaaaagttgattAATTACAATGTAGCGAAATGCTTCAGTTTTTAAGTGGTATCCCGCCACGAACAAAATATCCTCACATAAAGATTAAGGTGTGCCTTTAAgcagtacagtaacccattttacaattttattcgatttttccacattattaaataaattcaattcgattttctactgaaaaaaatcgaaaatataacaattcaaatatatatttattattgGGGATTTTGGCAGATACtgcagaaatttaaaaaactttgcaatgcaaaaaaaaaatcaaaaattccaggcTTCTTTTGGAATCATTTTGGCAGAACCTGCAGAAATATTAAagttcggtttttttaaagagatgATCGAAGAAACATTGTAGTGTCGAGCCAGCTGATCTAGAGGAAAATGCTCAAACGAGGAGTGGAAAGGAAGCTCTTTTTTCGAGCATGACAATATTATCTCGTttgaaaatctctgaaaatatgttcaagtaaaaaaaaacaaaaaacgagcTATCAATGAAAGTTTAttgaagttttggaaagttCACAAATCCTATGGGTTGTACTCGATTGGGAGGTTCTTACGACGAACCATACCGTCTCCTTGGAACCATTCCCGACGGAATTGCTTAGCAGCACCATCCGGAGTGTTGGTCCACTCAACAGTGATACGATCGTTGTTAGTGTCCTCCTGTCCAAAGGCGAAGGCATCGCAGGAAACTGCCAGAAAAACAGCTTCCTTTGGGTCCAGAACTCCACATGGTGGATCAACTCCAAGTCTCTTCATATTGGTGGTCTTGATACCGTATCCAATACGGCGAGCAGATGAGTTGATCACCTTGATGTGGTAGGTGTGCTTGTCGTCGTACGGGGCATTGAACACGATCTTCGTACCCGGCTGGGTCTGGATATCTCCTGGTGGGACGGATTGGGCCATGGCGACTTCTTTGTAGAGTGAGAAAACTCACAGTGAAGATTATGACAAAACCTTCTCTATTTATGCAAATCCTTATCACTGTCCTAGATCTTTACGTCACATAATGTTCGAAAAGTTgaatgaacttttgaaaattcgtgaaacttttattcaaatcttcaaaagaatatcgaaaaataggagatcacttgaaaatttttttttattcaacaatttcaaaaattatcaaaaatcattCTTTAAACGAACAAAAAATCCTGTGCTCAGAAACATAAATATTTCTTAtcttaatataattttcagtgacCCCATTTGGACAAGTTCCAGTTCTAGAAGTTGATGGAAGACAACTGGCACAATCGATTACAATTGTTCGGTATCTATCAAAACAAtttggaatttctggaaaatcatcATGGGAAGAAGCTCAAGTTGATGCTCTCGGTGACCAATTCAAGGATTATCGTGTTGAAGCACGGCCATTCTTTAGGGCCAAAATGGGATTTTCCGATGGAGATGTAGATCAACTTTACAAAGATTTATTCGTTCCGGCTTTCAATAAAATGTACTCAATTTTCACTGAATCTTTGAAATCCAGTGGAAGTGGTTTCCTTGTTGGAGATTCTTTAACTTGGATGGATTTGGCCATTGCTCAACATTCAGCTGATCTCTTGGAAGCAGATGGAAAAATTCTTGATACATTCTTGGAGATGAAAGATCATCAGAAGAAAATTCATAGTATTccaaatgttaaaaaatggATTGAAAAAAGACCAGTTACATCTAGATAAATTATAGAACTATTTATTTTAGTGTTCATTTTTATCTACCTCGTAAAATATACCAAGCTATCAAACAATAAATAAACCATTATATAATAGCAACATCTTTGATTTGAAACTACACGGTCTGAAAAGTTATTTCATTGATTTATGTACAATTAAAACGGATAGGAAATCAATAGGTAATCGTGCCTAAATCATGCCTATTTCTGTGGTCTCATTTTTGAGCAGTAGGCACATAACTCTTGGGAAACGATGAGAGATCTGATCTGACTATATAGTGGGAACTTCTCTCTTCTAACCTTGTGAGTGGGTTACTATAGTcaacatcaaaatttcagagattcAGAGACACAAAGATTGACTGAAGTAGAAAAATTTCTGAGGAACTCTAAGATTGACAACCATTACTGTCAGAACAGAGTATATATCATAACAATCTCTAATAGcaacaaaactaaaaacattttgttaaaacGAAATATTAATAAATACAACGTTTAGATCTAGGACAGAGATAAGAGCGAAATTTGCTATAAATTGAGCAGGTTTTACCATAATCTTCACTGTGAGTTTCCATACTCTACAAATAAATCGCCATGGCCCAATCCGTCCCACCAGGAGACATCCAGACCATACCTGTGCGGCATTCGGcattcggcatatgccgataATGCCGGATTTTGGAGCGGATTTTGGAGCGCGGCATATGCCGTTATGCcggtttcaaatttcacggcatatgccgtaaatgccgttatgccgaaaaataaaatgaccgGCATAACGGCATAATGCCGACATTATGTCGGCATtatgccgttttttttttgcatttttggctttggtttttttttgccaaaaaccatattttcataattttcgtgTATCCGATGAAACATAAAGATCTTGCAAATAGTAAGGTTTTTTCGCGGATTGTTCCATATTTGAGATTTCCTGAAGCTTTTTGCTCAagcatttagaaaatttctgcaacaatttttgcttggatcgaaaattgtctgaaaatgcacCAATATGTTTCAACGCGTGTACATtaacatatttgaatttttttgcatgttttcagtaatttccatgatataaaaaacaaaaagtacacTACCAATGTACTCCattaaatgttattttgaaactggaaaatttaatgttttgcgaaaaaatgagaattttgtgtgaaattctcgaaaatctcACTAATGAtccgtcagaaggtgcccatcggACTTACATACAGTGCCGGCCAATATTCTATTCGTTTTCGGTATGTGGGTGATTAGCTTGAGTTGTTCAAACACGTGTAACTCAAAAACTGTAATAGTTAGCAAAATATTccaaactaacaaaatgttgccgattactttttctacattttttattttgtaaaaataatccaactctgttccaaaaaaaattacagcagCTGACATCCGGTGGTTCCGTTTTTGACTTGAATTTCTAAATGATTCACAACTTTGAAACTAGATGTTTTCAAGAAACAAagtttaatgagaaaataatttccataaaGTGTTCTACGTTTTgcaatgtgttttttgttacAAATAGACCAGGAGATTCtatgaaaacaattaaaaatgaagCACAAAGTTTGACATTTTAAGcatgttctgaaaatcgaattcaaacttttcacaGAGCAGTTTTCGCATGGAAAACTTAAAATGCGAATAGTTTTAACAtgtataaaaagtttttcaacccagaatttgatttcaaaaaaatattgcatgCATTATGAAAACATGTTGTCAATTCTTACCCTTCTATTGAAGGTTTAATATTTCGTATAGATTTCGTATAAATCGTATAAATGTTCCTGGCCACTTCGTGACAAAGAAACAAATtgtaaaatgtagaaaaatttgtggaaatttttttcttgtcaaactttgttttatgaaaacatCTAGTTTTAAAGTTGTGCGTCACTTAACAATTTCTGTCAAAATACCAACCCGCCGGATGTCAGCTGCTATAACCGTAACTGTATGAGATTGAATGAAATAGATCTAATATGTAAGTCGCATGAGCACCTTCTGACGGATTCCTAGTCAGGGTGTCCCATAGCATTTGGACGGTcgacttttcaactttttgctcTTTATCCTTCAATTTGAAATGTGAGTATAAAATTGTAGATACATAGGTTTTTTGGTATGCCAATATTAGTTTCCCAATAAAGTTCGCAGATGCCCTATACAGCTCAAATGGAGGGGGATTGATAGCAGTTGGGCGCATTAAAGTACTCCTATAGAAACCTAAAAACATCTAACCAATAACCCCAACTCAATATCTTGTCAAAAGCCAGTGTTACGCCACATACCAAAATCAGACGAATACTATTTGTTAGATATTGGTAATGATATAAAGAACATGGAAGTTTgattgaaaacattcaaatcatgttgattttttgtaactGGAAAACAATAGTTCCCTTTAGAATCATAAACATATATCGTGCTCCTTCTTGCACTTATCAAAATACTGTTAGACTAATTAGTAAAATTGAAGACCTTGTGGAACATCAAGGCAAAGTTGTAGTTGTGGGAGATCTTAATATTGGAGGTATCGACTGGGGCCTCAACGACTAAACTAAATTAGGTTCTTTATTAGTAGATCTGTGCAAAAACCATAATCTGGAACAATGTGTCAAAATGCCAACCCgcaaatcgaaaattctggATGTTGCTCTTTCTAATTCCGTAATCAGCAATTTAAACATCATGGCCCCAATAGGGTCTAGTGACCACAATACCATTAAATTTACGGTACAGCTCTTACAAAATATATCTGTCCCTAAGAAAATGATAccagatttttcgaaactgGACTGGCCCTGCTGTGCAACATACTTTGAAAACATAGAGTGGGGAAAGGTATTTGATACCCGTTCCCACGTGAACGATATTTATGAATGCTTTCTAGGCCACATTAGAACAATGTTTTCGCAGGCAGTCCCAACTATGCCGATGCCAGAGACTTCAAAACCAGTGCCTCAATATTTAAGGTCTTTTGAACAAATGGTAAAAAACCAATTCAGCAAAACGATAATGTCGAAAACTATGAATGATTTTATAGAATACATTTACCTAGagagaaaatatagaaaaaagttgcgGAAGTATCTAAGTAACCTGGAGgtaaagttattaaaaaaaagggcaATAGTAAGTTTAGTAAACACGCAAAAACTCTTCTGAACCCGCGAAACTGTAGTGTTCCAACCCTGATAGATAATgacgaaaatgaaattgtctCTGAACTAGACAAAGCAAATCTTCTAGCATCCTACTTTGAGGCTCAGTATACAAATCAAAATAACAAGAACTTTGCTCTAGCCGATGATTTTGTATCAGAGCAACCAATTCCCTGGGTTACTGATGCAGAAGTTCTAAAAGTGATCATGGCCTCGAAAAAGTCTTGCTCTGTAACAAGCGACCAGGTCCCATTTACGTTTATAAAAATACTATCGCCTCTCATCAGTAGCGTTCTGGCCCAGATTTTCAACTTGAGCATGATGAGAGGGCAAGTCCCGCACGCTTGGACCAAATCCATTGTAATACCTCTTGGAAAAATCACTAACGCTAACAATCCAACCGACTTCAGACCCATTAGCTTGACCTCGCACTTGTGCAGAGTTTACGAAAGATGTATATtagcaaaaattgagttatttctAGTAGATAACAAATTTTGGTCACAAAATCAACATGGATTCCGCCCCAGAAAATCAACGGTGACTAATATGTTAGAATCTTTGAATGATTGGACTAAAAGTATTGATCTCGGTGAGCAAATCGATATCATATACCTAGACTTTTCCAAGGCTTTCGACCGCCTCCCACATGACTTACTTTTAGATAAACTCGTATCTTTAagaatgaacaaaaatttactgATATGGTTGAATGAATTTCTGTCAAATAGAAGCTTTAGGGTTAGAATTGGGCAAACGCTGCCATCCAGAAAATTGGCCACTTGTGGCGTCCCACAAAGCGCAGTTCTGTCACCACTTTTGTTTGGTATCTATGTTAATGATATATCATCAATATTACCCGAAAAAGTAGCATGTAAGCAGTTTGCAGATGACACGAAATTGTATGTATCGACCCCTAAGACTGAAAGCGAAAACAATTTACAGTCTGCTCTAGATGCTGTAGTAGATTGGACAAGGGGATCAAAACTCACTCTAAACCAATCTAAGACAGTTCACGTCACAGTAGGAAAACGTAGAATAGATTTCAAATACCACCTAGACGGTTACCCTATTGAGCGAAAAGCTATTACCCGAGACCTTGGATTTTTAATCTCTGAAAAGCTGGATTTCTCTGAGCATTGGAGGAAATGTATCAATCTAGCTAAATTTCAACTGGCCAACATGTTCAACCAGTACAGTACCTCCAATAAGAAACTAATGATTCTcttattcaaaactttcatcCGCCCTCGTTTAGAATATGGAACAGTAGTGTCTTCTCcgacaaaaaaatcggatgAGAAAGCAATAGAGTCTGTACAAAACGCATTCACTAGGCGCCTTTATAGTAGAATCAAAAAAAGATATATTAATCCAACTGATAAAGATTACAAAACTGCCATGGAACGTAACGAACTATTCGACTTCCAAACCTTAAGCACGAGACGTAAAATAATTGACAGAATCCAAATAATCAGAATGAATACTGGTAAAGTAGACTTAAAAACATCTGAGTTTTTTGAGCAACAAGAGACCCACACTCGTTCTAAAAAGAAATATATCTGGAGCACAGGAAAATCTAAACTTAGGagacacttttttgttaaCAGAACACTACCCACAATGAAGCAACACTGATCTAATGTTACCTTATCCTCACTTCTATCCATCATTTATTCTTGCCATTTATACATCGATATTTCTGTTTTTGCTTCTTCTCCAATGTAGCCATCATTTTCTTCTcatctctttttatttttgtttcgttttattTGTGTAATTTATTTATGTAACCACTTGTGATGGTTTGTATCTAttaatgtgtgtttttttttctacctcACGATATTTTactatcgtaataaattaaattaaattaaattaaaaatgccgAAATGCCGAATGCCGAATGCCGGCATAATGCTGGTTTTTGGAGCGCGGCATATGCCGAAATgccgatttcaaaattcacggcatatgccgaaaatgccgttttgccgaaaagaaaaatggacggcatatcggcatatgccgatatgccgaaaaaaatttttggcggcatatgccgttatgccgttatgccgaaaaattccgaatgcCGCACAGGTATGATCCAGACCCAGCCGGGTACGAAGATCGTCTTCAATGCACCATACGACGACAAGCACACCTACCACATCAAGGTGATTAACTCCTCGGCTCGCCGTATTGGATACGGTATCAAGACCACCAATATGAAGAGACTTGGAGTTGATCCACCATGTGGAGTGCTCGATCCAAAGGAAGCTGTTCTTCTGGCAGTTTCCTGCGATGCCTTCGCTTTTGGACAGGAGGACACTAACAACGATCGTATCACTGTTGAGTGGACCAACACCCCGGATGGTGCTGCTAAGCAATTCCGTCGGGAATGGTTCCAAGGAGACGGTATGGTCCGTCGCAAGAACCTCCCAATTGAGTACAACCCATAGGATCTGTGAACTTGCAATACGTTcaa of Caenorhabditis elegans chromosome II contains these proteins:
- the pgm-1 gene encoding phosphoglucomutase (alpha-D-glucose-1,6-bisphosphate-dependent) (Confirmed by transcript evidence); protein product: MGIAVVETPTKPFAGQKPGTSGLRKRVPEFQQQNYTENFVQAILDAGLGSKKKGSQLVVGGDGRFLSMEATNVIIKIAAANGLSRLIVGQNGFLSTPALSNLIRKGHEGRVVDGGIILTASHNPGGPKGDFGIKFNCENGGPAPDQVTDAIYQITTKIDKYLIAKDLECDFTQVGRYEYDIEGVGHFVVDVIDSVTEYINLMQKIFDFPKIKSLLAGELTGRKLRVLLDSMHGATGPYISTILVDHLGADPSDLLRTVPKPDFGGGHPDPNLTYAKTLVERLHTGEHDLGAAFDGDGDRNMILGKNGFFVCPSDSLAVIADNIDYIPYFKTRKVAGFARSMPTAGAVDLVAKAKGLQVYETPTGWKYFGNLMDAGRIAICGEESFGTGSDHIREKDGVWALLAWLQILADRKESVEEIVTKHWQKYGRNVFTRYDYENVDAAGANLLMTFLEAQLPAFVGRDFSANGVTYKVAVADNFQYTDPVDGSVATKQGLRIVFEDGSRLVFRLSGTGSAGATIRLYVDSYIPSNDTSRLLLPAHELLKPLVLIALDTCKMEQFTNRKAPTVIT
- the gst-9 gene encoding putative glutathione S-transferase 9 (Confirmed by transcript evidence) translates to MVSYKLIYFQSRGNGEIARQVFAFAGQEFIDERISKEQWAEIKNMTPFGQVPVLEVDGRQLAQSITIVRYLSKQFGISGKSSWEEAQVDALGDQFKDYRVEARPFFRAKMGFSDGDVDQLYKDLFVPAFNKMYSIFTESLKSSGSGFLVGDSLTWMDLAIAQHSADLLEADGKILDTFLEMKDHQKKIHSIPNVKKWIEKRPVTSR
- the msp-33 gene encoding Major sperm protein 33 (Confirmed by transcript evidence) — translated: MAQSVPPGDIQTQPGTKIVFNAPYDDKHTYHIKVINSSARRIGYGIKTTNMKRLGVDPPCGVLDPKEAVFLAVSCDAFAFGQEDTNNDRITVEWTNTPDGAAKQFRREWFQGDGMVRRKNLPIEYNP
- the msp-32 gene encoding Major sperm protein 32 (Confirmed by transcript evidence), with amino-acid sequence MIQTQPGTKIVFNAPYDDKHTYHIKVINSSARRIGYGIKTTNMKRLGVDPPCGVLDPKEAVLLAVSCDAFAFGQEDTNNDRITVEWTNTPDGAAKQFRREWFQGDGMVRRKNLPIEYNP